The following proteins are encoded in a genomic region of Methylibium petroleiphilum PM1:
- a CDS encoding efflux RND transporter periplasmic adaptor subunit: protein MKRRAAWWIGAAVVLLLVGAALGGGLLARKAEQGRMLARPADVALELAPLDVARVQPRELLRTLEITGALKAVNSAVVKAKVAGEVQQLSVREGDRVTAGQVLGRIDATEYAWKLRQAQEQSAQAGAQLDIAERALENNRALVNQGFISKNALDTSVSNAAAARAALQAARAAAELARKAQNDTVLRAPIAGEVSQRAAQPGERVAVDAKLVEIVDLSRIELEAAVAPEDVGAVRIGAAARLQVDGIAAPVLARVARINPAAQAGTRAVMVYLAVEPQPGLRQGLFAKGRIELERRTASSVPATAVRIDQARPYVLAVEDGRVVQHGVELGLRADAAARGDEALVEVNSGIADGSTVLRGTVGAVREGTRVRLPAPGEAPAPATASASSGATTTR, encoded by the coding sequence ATGAAGCGCCGGGCGGCGTGGTGGATCGGCGCCGCCGTCGTGCTGCTGCTGGTCGGCGCGGCGCTGGGCGGCGGCCTGCTGGCACGCAAGGCCGAGCAGGGCCGCATGCTGGCGCGCCCTGCCGACGTGGCCCTCGAACTCGCGCCGCTGGACGTGGCCCGGGTTCAGCCGCGCGAGCTGCTGCGCACGCTCGAGATCACCGGCGCACTGAAGGCGGTGAATTCCGCGGTGGTGAAGGCCAAGGTGGCGGGCGAGGTGCAGCAGCTCAGCGTGCGCGAGGGCGATCGTGTCACGGCCGGCCAAGTGCTGGGTCGAATCGACGCGACCGAGTACGCCTGGAAGCTGCGCCAGGCGCAGGAGCAGTCGGCCCAGGCCGGCGCGCAGCTCGACATCGCCGAGCGCGCGCTGGAGAACAACCGCGCCCTGGTGAATCAGGGCTTCATCTCGAAGAACGCGCTCGACACGTCGGTCTCGAACGCGGCCGCCGCACGTGCGGCGTTGCAGGCGGCCCGGGCGGCTGCCGAACTGGCGCGCAAGGCCCAGAACGACACGGTGCTGCGTGCGCCGATCGCCGGCGAGGTGTCGCAGCGCGCTGCGCAGCCCGGTGAACGCGTGGCGGTCGACGCGAAGCTGGTCGAGATCGTCGATCTGTCGCGGATCGAGCTCGAGGCGGCGGTCGCGCCCGAGGACGTGGGCGCGGTACGCATCGGAGCGGCCGCCCGCCTGCAGGTCGACGGCATCGCGGCGCCGGTGCTGGCGCGCGTGGCCCGCATCAACCCGGCCGCCCAGGCCGGCACGCGTGCGGTAATGGTCTATCTCGCGGTCGAGCCCCAGCCCGGCCTGCGCCAGGGCCTGTTCGCCAAGGGGCGCATCGAGCTGGAGCGCCGCACCGCGAGCAGCGTGCCGGCGACGGCCGTGCGCATCGATCAGGCACGCCCCTATGTGCTGGCGGTCGAGGACGGCCGGGTGGTGCAGCACGGCGTCGAACTGGGCCTGCGGGCGGACGCCGCGGCCCGCGGCGACGAGGCGCTGGTCGAGGTGAACTCCGGCATCGCCGACGGCAGCACGGTGCTGCGCGGCACCGTGGGTGCGGTGCGCGAGGGCACCCGGGTGCGGCTGCCAGCGCCCGGCGAGGCGCCCGCGCCGGCCACCGCGTCGGCCTCTTCGGGCGCCACCACGACGCGCTGA